A portion of the Streptomyces coeruleoprunus genome contains these proteins:
- the recA gene encoding recombinase RecA has translation MAGTDREKALDAALAQIERQFGKGAVMRMGERSKEPIEVIPTGSTALDVALGVGGLPRGRVVEIYGPESSGKTTLTLHAVANAQKAGGQVAFVDAEHALDPEYARKLGVDIDNLILSQPDNGEQALEIVDMLVRSGALDLIVIDSVAALVPRAEIEGEMGDSHVGLQARLMSQALRKITSALNQSKTTAIFINQLREKIGVMFGSPETTTGGRALKFYASVRIDIRRIETLKDGTEAVGNRTRCKVVKNKVAPPFKQAEFDILYGEGISREGGLIDMGVEHGFIRKAGAWYTYEGDQLGQGKENARNFLKDNPDLANEIEKKIKEKLGVGVRPDAPAAEPGADAAATAATDEAAKSVPAPATKATKATKATAAKG, from the coding sequence ATGGCAGGAACCGACCGCGAGAAGGCGCTCGACGCCGCGCTCGCACAGATTGAACGACAGTTCGGCAAGGGCGCAGTGATGCGCATGGGCGAGCGGTCGAAGGAGCCCATCGAGGTCATCCCGACCGGCTCGACCGCGCTCGACGTGGCGCTCGGCGTCGGTGGCCTGCCGCGCGGCCGTGTGGTGGAGATCTACGGCCCGGAGTCCTCCGGTAAGACGACCCTGACCCTGCACGCCGTGGCCAACGCGCAGAAGGCCGGCGGACAGGTCGCCTTCGTCGACGCGGAGCACGCCCTCGACCCGGAGTACGCCAGGAAGCTCGGCGTCGACATCGACAACCTGATCCTGTCGCAGCCGGACAACGGCGAGCAGGCCCTGGAGATCGTCGACATGCTGGTCCGCTCCGGCGCGCTCGACCTGATCGTCATCGACTCGGTGGCCGCGCTCGTGCCGCGCGCCGAGATCGAGGGCGAGATGGGCGACTCGCACGTGGGTCTCCAGGCCCGGCTGATGAGCCAGGCTCTCCGGAAGATCACCAGCGCGCTGAACCAGTCCAAGACCACGGCGATCTTCATCAACCAGCTCCGCGAGAAGATCGGCGTGATGTTCGGCTCGCCGGAGACCACGACGGGTGGCCGCGCGCTGAAGTTCTACGCCTCGGTGCGCATCGACATCCGCCGTATCGAGACCCTCAAGGACGGCACGGAGGCGGTCGGCAACCGCACCCGCTGCAAGGTCGTCAAGAACAAGGTCGCGCCCCCCTTCAAGCAGGCCGAGTTCGACATCCTCTACGGCGAGGGCATCAGCCGCGAGGGCGGCCTGATCGACATGGGCGTGGAGCACGGCTTCATCCGCAAGGCGGGCGCCTGGTACACGTACGAGGGCGATCAGCTGGGCCAGGGCAAGGAGAACGCCCGGAACTTCCTCAAGGACAACCCCGACCTCGCCAACGAGATCGAGAAGAAGATCAAGGAGAAGCTGGGCGTCGGAGTCCGGCCGGACGCGCCGGCGGCCGAGCCGGGCGCGGACGCCGCGGCCACGGCGGCCACGGACGAGGCCGCCAAGTCGGTCCCGGCCCCGGCGACCAAGGCCACCAAGGCGACCAAGGCCACGGCAGCCAAGGGCTAG